The Paraburkholderia agricolaris genome includes the window TCATCGAGATTGGCATAGGGACCACCATCGTGTCCTATGTCCACTCGACCCGAATCTTCGACCGATGAAGCACAAGACGCGCTGCTCGCGTCTCGTTCCGCCGCAGCGATTGCTGAAATTCGACGCGCATGCGTGCACCGACTCTGTACCGACAGCAGCAACTTAGCGGCGCACTGGATTCGGTGGATCAACTTTTGCAACGCGGATCGAAATAGATAGACGGTCAGTTAGCGATGGTCGCGGAGGCATTGCACGAACTTGCCAGGCAGACTCCTCGTCCCAAGCAAAACAGTCTTTCTTTTTGCACCCAGAAAGAAGGCACCCACGCGTATTTACTTTCCCGTTCGTTAAGCGCAACGTTAGTAATTGACGTGCGCCAACGCATATCTGGTTGCGCTTCCACGATTCGAGCGGATTCTCCACAGCTTGTCGCCGGATCACGATGAATCGAGTTGCGCCACGTCGACAACCTGTTGCGTTCGCAACGGCACCAAAATTGCTGAGTGTGTGATGAGCCAGACCGCGACACTTCGGATGCCTGCGCATGGGATACCCGCACGTCGGATATCCGGGCGTGGGATACCCGTATGTCGTCATGCCTGCATTGACCTTTCAATGGAGCCAGCAGACCGTCATGTCCACGAGAAACAAACCTCAGGATCCGGGCGACGAGCCCGACATCGCACCACCCCAACCTTCGCGCCGCCGCTTTCTGCAATCGGCTGCCGCTGCCGCCACCATCGGCGCGGCGCCACATTTGCGGGCCCAGACACCCACTCCGGCCGCGCCCCCACCCGCCGAAACCCATACTCCGGTGCCGAGCCGACCAGTCACGCTAACCGTCAACGGTCGTGCTTATACGCTGCAACTGGAGCCACGCGTAACCCTGCTCGATGCGCTGCGCGAGTACGCTGGCCTGATGGGTACGAAAAAAGGCTGCGACCGTGGGCAATGCGGGGCATGCACGGTAATCGCCGACGGCCGTCGTATCAATTCCTGCCTGACGCTCGCCGTGATGCATGAAGGAGAAAACATCACGACGGTTGAAGGACTTGCCAGCAACGACGTGCTGAGTCCATTACAACGGGCCTTCATCGAACACGATGCGTTCCAGTGCGGCTACTGTACGTCCGGGCAGTTGTGTTCCGCGACTGCCCTGCTGAACGAATTCCGTAACGGCACCGCCAGCGCCGTGACCGCCGATGTCCGCAGCCGTCCGCCCCAGCTTTCCGATGACGAAATCCGCGAGCGCATGAGCGGAAATATCTGTCGCTGCGGCGCGTATGCCAACATCGTCGCGGCGGTGCGCGCCGTGCATGAGGGCGGCGGCCAAAACAGCGCGGGCGCCGGCAGCAACGGCGGCCAGCACGACGCCAACGCCTGACGGAGCGACCAGCATGGATGCGATCTCTTACGAACGCGCGGGCGACGTCGCCGGCGCCGTGCGCGCGGCGCAGCAGCCAGGGACGGTATTCATCGGCGGCGGCACCAATCTGCTCGACCTGATGAAAGGCGGCGTGGCGCGGCCAATGCGGCTTATCGATATCACGCACATCAGCGGGCTCGATACGGTCGCCACGCTGCCGGATGGCGGTATCCGCATCGGCGCCCTGGTGCGCAATAGCGATGCGGCCAATCACGCGCTGGTGCGCGAACAATACCCGTTGCTGTCGCAAGCTTTTCTGGCCGGGGCCTCGTCGCAACTACGCAATATGGCGACCGTGGGCGGCAATCTGATGCAGCGCACCCGCTGCGGCTACTTTTACGACACCGCCTTCACGCAGTGCAATAAGCGCACGCCGGGCAGCGGCTGCGCGGCGCTCGAAGGCCACAATCGCACGCAGGCGATTCTCGGTGCGAGTCCGCAATGCATCGCCGTGAACCCGTCGGATATGAGCGTGGCGCTCGCTGCGCTCGACGCCGTCGTGCGCGTCACGGGCCCCGCAGGCGAGCGGACGATTGCGTTCGCGGATTTTCACAGGCTGCCCGGCGATCGGCCCGACGTCGATACAACCTTGCGGCCGGGAGAACTGATTACTGCCGTCGATTTGCCACCGCCTTTGTTCAGCGCGAACTCGCACTATCTGAAAGTGCGTGACCGGGCCAGTTACGCATTCGCGCTGGTGTCGGTGGCCGCCGCGTTGCAGATGGATGGCGATCACATAACAACCGCGCGCATCGCGTTGGGCGGCGTCGCGCACAAACCATGGCGTGCGAGTGCCGCTGAGCAGATGCTCAACGGCCAGCCGCTCACGCAGGCGAGGTTGCGTGATGCCGCAGCGGTCGCACTACGCGATGCCAGGCCGCAGCACGAAAATGCGTTCAAGGTGCAGCTCGCGCAACGCGCGATCGTGCGCGCAGTGAATCTGGCCGCGGGCCGCAGCGGAGGTGTCGCATGAACCTGATCGGTCAACCTATGGACCGCATCGACGGTCTGCTTAAAGTTACCGGCGAAGCGCGCTACGCCGCCGAGTTCCCCGAGGCGCGGCTTGCGCATGCCGTGCTGGTCACCAGCACGATTGCAAGCGGCACGATTACGTCGATCGACGCCAGCCGCGCGCAGGCATTGCCAGGCGTATTGCTGGTGATGACCTGTCAGAACGCGCCGCGCCTGCCGAATGGCGGCAAGCCCGCGTTGGCGCCACCGGCCGTCAGACGGCTGTCGCTGTTGCAGGACAACCAGGTTCAGTACAACAACGAGCCGGTCGCGGTGGTGGTTGCCGATACGCTCGAACATGCTGCCGACGCCGCCCGTCAGTTGCGCATCACCTATCAGAGCAGCGCGGCGGTACTCGATTTCGCACAGGCGAAGCCGAACGGACATGCGCCCGACAAACCGCAAGGCCGCACCACCGACACGCAACGCGGCAGCTTCGAGGACGGCATGCGCAGCGGTGCGGTCCACATCGACGCCGTCTACACGACACCGATCGAGCATCACAACCCGATGGAGCCGCACGCCACCATGGCGCGCTGGGATGGCCCGCAGCTCACGCTCTACGACTCGACGCAAGGCGTCAGCAATGCGGCGCAGGCGGTCGCCAGAACCTTCGGCGTGCCGGCGGCCGACGTACGCGTGATTTCGCCGTTCATCGGCGGTGGCTTCGGTTGCAAGGGATCGTCGTGGTCGCACGTATCGTTATGCGCGATGGCGGCGAAACAGACCGGGCGCCCGGTGCGTCTCGTGCTCGAGCGGCCACAGATGTTCGGGCCGGTCGGCGCGCGGCCGCATACCGAACAGCATTTCACGCTTGCCGCGCGGCACGACGGCACGCTGACGGCGATGCGCCACGACAGTACCTCGAACACGTCGGTGTTCGAAGACTGGACCGAGACCTGCTGCATGGTCACGCGCATGTTGTATGCGGTGCCCAATCAGATCACGACGCACAGGATCGTGCCGATGAATCTCGGCACGCCGACCTTCATGCGCGCGCCCGGCGAGACAACCGGTTCGTTCGCGCTCGAATCGGCAATGGACGAACTCGCCGTGGCACTGAAGATGGACCCGCTCGCGCTGCGCCTGAAGAATTACGCCGAAGCCGATCCGCAGGAAAACAAGCCGTGGTCCAGCAAGTCCCTGCGCGAGTGCTATCAGATCGGCGCGGAGAAATTCGGCTGGTCGCGGCGTACCGGCGCACCGCGCTCGATGCGCGACGGCAACACGCTGATCGGCATGGGCATGGCCACCGCGACCTATCCGGCCAACCGCAGCGAAGCCGCAGCCATCGCACGGATTCTGCCGGACGGCAGCGCCATGGTCGCCTCCGGCACCCAGGACCTCGGCACCGGCACCTACACGGTGATGACCCAGGTGGCTGCCGACGCCCTCGGCTTCGCGCCGGAGAACATCCACTTCGCGCTCGGCGACTCGTCGTTGCCGAAAGCACCGGGGTCGGGCGGCTCGCAATCGGCGGCCAGCGTTTCGCCAGCAGTGCGCGAGGCCGCCAACGAAGCGCGCAGCCAGCTGATCGCCCTGGCGCTCGCCGACGAAGCATCGCCGGTGCATGGCGTCGCGCTCGACGACATCACGGTGGAGAACGGCTGGGTCGTGAGCCGTTCGCAACCGGCGAGACGCGATCCGGCGGCGGCGATCATCGCGCGCTCAGGCGGCAAACCGATCGAAGCCACCGCGACGGTCAAACCCGGCGATGAAAGGCAGAAATATTCGCTGCACTCGTTTGGCGCCGTGTTCGCCGAAGTCCATGTCGATGCGGATCTGGGCACGATTCGGGTCGCGCGCGTGGTCGGCGTATATGACGTGGGGCGCGTACTGAACCAGAAAACCGCGCGCAGCCAGTTGATGGGCGGCATCGTATGGGGCGTGGGCGCGGCGCTCCAGGAAGAGACCTCGCTCGATACGCGCTATGGGCGCTTCGTCAACGCGAATCTCGCCGAGTATCACGTGCCGGTGAATGCCGACATCGGTTCGCTCGACATCACGTTCATCGATCGGCCCGATCCGTATGTCAACTCGCTGGGCGTGCGCGGCATCGGCGAGATCGGCATTACCGGCGTACCGGCGGCCATCGCGAATGCGGTGTATCACGCGACCGGCGTGCGCGTGCGCGATCTGCCGGTGACGCTCGACAAGGTGATGGAAACGATGCGCGCATAACGGTCCATACATTGGCGCTTGCCTGCCGATGCGTTGCATCGCACAATCGGGCACATCCTTTCTAACGGTGCCCGTCCATGGCCTACGCCTCGCTCGCTACTGGCGTGTTGCTCGCCGCCGGCTTCGGCTCACGCTTCGACCCGGACGGCCTGCACAACAAGCTGCTCGCGCAGATGCCCGACGGCACGCCGGTCGCGCACGAAGCCGCACACCGGCTGCTGCGGGTCGTCTCGCATGTGCTGGCCGTGGTGCGGCCGGGCTCGGACGCCCTCGCCCGCCTGCTGAACGACGCCGGCTGTGACGTTGTGTTCGCCGAGAGTGCCAATCGTGGCATGGGTGCGAGTCTCGCCGCCGGCATCGAAGCCAGCGACGACGCCGAAGGCTGGATCGTCGCACTCGCCGATATGCCGCGCATCGCCACTCCCACAATTGAAGCCGTGGCGCGTGCGCTCGACGGCGGCGCTTCGATCGTCGCGCCGTTTTATCAGGGTCAGCGCGGCCATCCGGTTGGTTTCGGCATCGAGCATCGGGACGCTCTGGTGGCGCTCGACGGCGACACCGGCGCACGCGCGCTGTTGACCTCACAGCGGGTAATGCGGCTGGACGTCGACGATCCGGGGATTCTGCGGGACGTGGATACGCCGGAAGATCTGCGCAGCGTTTAACCCGACGACACCTGCTGACGGCACATTCTGAGAACGAGCTGCCTAAGCCAGCGATGAACCGGGTCATTCTCCGAACGGGGATGCCACATCTGCGAAACCGTAAAACCCTCAGTCACCACGGGAAGATCGAACGCGTAGACGCTGACGGCTGCACCGGGCTGCGTGTTCACAAAAGATTCCGGCAGGAGCGCGACCAGATCCGACGCTCGCGCCACGGCCAGCGCCGCCGGAAAACTCGGCACAACCGCGACAGTCGTGCGCTCCAGACCAGACTGGGCAAGCGCGGCGTCAAGCGAGTCGATTGTCTGGCGGCCGTATGGCGCGACGACGTGACCAAACGCGGCGTATTGCTCGATCGTCACCTCCTGTTTCAGGTCGAGGGGATGCCCCTTTCTGACGACACCCAGAAAACGGTCTCGAAACAGGGCCTGGACGCGAATTTCAGGCCCCATTTCCTCCACGACGCCGATCTCGAGATCGGCGGAGCCATTGCGCAGATATTCCGCGTTCTTTTCGGGCTTGGACGAAAAGTGCAAGCGCACAAACGGCGCCTGCGCAGTCACTTCTGCGATCAAGGGCGCACCGAAGGCTTCCACGAAGGCTTCATTGACACGAATCGTCAGGGTTCTGCGCAAGGTTGAAAAATCCAGCGCCGCGGGCGACGGGCGCAGCAAGGAACGCGCGTCCTGAACGATATTTTGCGTTCGCTCACGAATCTCCTCCGCATACGGCGTCAGCACCATCTGGCGCCCGGCCCGGACCAGTAATGAATCGCCGGTCGCGGCGCGAAGCCGGGTCAGCGTGCGGCTCATTGCCGACGCACTCAAATGCAACGACCGGGCGGCGCGCGTCACGTTTTTCTCGGTGAGCAACGCATCTAGCGCGAAAAGAAGATTGAGGTCCGGTTCAGACATTTTTTTAATCGTAGTTGGCGGAGATGGGATAAGGCGTCTGATGCAGATATTAGTTGCATTCAGCGCGGCTTCCGCCCTTTCCTGCGTATGGCTATATTGGATTGCACAATTTATCCACGAGGATCGCTCCCGTTAGATTCAGGTTCGGGAACAGCTTCGTTTACCGGAAATACCCATGAAAAACACCCATTCGCAGAAAACCGTCCTCCTTATCGGCGCGTCCCGCGGCCTTGGATTGGCGATGGTCGCGGAATATTTGAAGCGCGGTTACCAGGTCATCGCCACAGGACGAACAGGCTCGACCGACAAGCTCCGGCATGTCGCGGAGGCCTCCGCTGGCGCGCTGGAAGTAGAGACTGTCGATATCACGAGTCTGGAACAGATCGCAGCGCTGCGCACCCGCCTTGCAGACCGTCGTATCGATGTGCTCTTTGTGAACGCCGGCGTCAAGAACGACGATGGGGAAACAATCGCGGATGTCTCGACCGAGGAATTTGTGCGCGTGATGGTGACGAATTCGCTAAGTCCGATGAGAGTCATCGACGCGTTTCAGGACCTCGTCCCGCCGACTGGAACGATCGGTGTCATGTCGTCGGGGCAAGGCAGTATCGCGAATGCCACCAACGCGAATTACGAAGTCTACCGGGGCAGCAAGGCCGCGCTGAATATGTTCATGCGTACTTTCGCGGCGCGCAGCGCCGAGTATCCGCGCAGTCTCCTGCTGATGGCGCCAGGATGGGTCCAGACCGATATGGGCGGTCCTACGGCGCGCCTGACCATCGGGGAAAGCATTCCGAACCTGGTCAATACGATCGAGGCTTATGAAGGGCGTGCCGGCCTGCATTACCTCGACTACCTCGGAAAGGTCGTGCCCTGGTGACCAGCGCCGTTGACCGAAATACCTGTCGGCTTGCGAGCGTGTCTCTGTCCCAGTTGCAATGACGTGCGCTCGCGGCGCGGGCTCGATCCGGCTGACTTGATCCGAGCAGGCGTTCTGGCGCATACTGTATATCCATACAGTATTTTGCTGCATAGGTACGCGCTTCAAGATGCGCGTTTCCACGGCGCGTCAGCATGAAACGCATTCCGATCGAACCGTCTTTCGCCACATGGCGGCGTGCCGCGCGGGTACTGCTGCGGCAAGGTAGCGAGCCGCTACAGGTCGAGTGGGTCGAATCCGAAGCTGAAGCTGGGGCTGCAACTCCGGGCGTGCCGGCTACTGAATCCGCGTTCGCCACGGCGGGTGCCTCCGGCCCAGCAATCGCTGCCGCCGCTGCCCCAGGCCTCGCCACGCCCGTGATTCCCCGCGAACTGCTCTCCTGGCTGAAAACGGCGGCGTGCTTCCGCGCGCCGGACCGCTGGGCGCTGCTGTACCGCGTCCTTTGGCGCTGGACGCGCAGCGAGCGCAATGTCCTCGACCCCGGCGACCCGGACGGCGCGCTGCTGGATCAGCGCATCCGCACTATCGAGCGCGAAACCGAAGACCTGCTGACACTCACCTTGTTCAGACGGCGTGATCCGTCGATGGGGCCACCCGAATTCGTCGGCTGGTACGAGCCGCATCACGACTTGCTGGAGCGGGCCGCCGTGTGGTTCGCCGAGCGCATGGGCAATTCCACGTGGATGCTGGCCACGCCGCACGGCGCGGTGTTCTGGAACGGCATGCTGCTGCGCACTGACCGGCCGTTACGGGCGCAATGCGAGCAAGCCGCGCCAGCGTCAGCGGCCAGTGCGGCGGGTGCACTGAGCGGCGAAGCCGTCACCAGCACACCCACCGAGGCGCTCTGGCTCGCGTACTACAGCAACGCCGTCAATAGCCTGCCGTCGCCGGTGCCGCTGCGTTACTGGAGAATGCCGCCCGCGGGTCCACCGCTGCCCGCACATCTCGCGCGCGAACGCAGCCGTCTCGGCGCGCAAAGCGCGGCTGTCACCGTTCCCCGCACACCGCCGGTCGAGTATTCGGCCGCGACGCCCCCTTGCAGGAGCCCACTGGCCCGCTCGCCACCTGCCGGCGCTGCGCGTTATGGCGCAACGCGAAACAGGCGGTGGCGGGCGCCGGGCCCGCACCTGCGGCGATCATGGTGATCGGCGAACAGCCGGGCGAAGACGAGAATCAGCATGGCGAGCCCTTCACCGGCCCGGCCGGCCAACTGCTGGACTCCGTGCTGGCACGCGCCGGACTGGAGCGCCAAGCGCTGTATCTGACGTATGCCGTCAAGCATTACAAATGGGAAACACTCGACCAGCAACGCGTCCATCGCACACCCGTGTGGCGCGAACTCGAGGCTTGTCAGTACTGGCTGGAAAAAGAACTGGCGCGGGTCGCGCCGCGCGTCATCGTCGCACTCGGCGCGACGGCGTTGCAAACACTGACCGGCGCGCACGTCAATCTGTCCGAATACCTTGGTCAAACCATCGCCCACGACGGGCGCCTGATCGTACCGACCTGGCACCCTTCGTATGCGCTAGGAATGGCCGACGCCACGTTACGCAACGACATCGTGGCGACCATCGCAACGGCGTTCAGCCGCGCAGCGGCGCTGGCGGACGGCAGTGCGCCCGCTCAAGGTGAGCAGGTTCGGGATAGGCCAGAGACACAACGGTGAGCCTCTACGGGAAGCCGCTGCAGAATCGGCCCGCCCAGGCACGCGGTTTGCACCGCTCACAACGATTACACAAGCCGCGCCAATTCCGCCTAAGCTGATGTGACGCCGTCGATCCGGCAAGTTTGTCTCACGCAATATTGAAGTTTCGAATGCGGCCCCGCACGTCTCGCAATCTCCACACATTCCATGAGCGAAACCAGCCCACGCCTTTTTATCGTCTCGCCCCATTTCGACGACGCCGTCTTCAGTTGCGGCGCATTACTTGCCGCCCACCCCGACGCCGCGGTCTGTACCGTATTCGCCGCCCCGCCCCAGCAGGAAATGCATACCGAATGGGATGCAAAGTCGGGGTTCACGAGCGCCCATCAGGCCATCCATGCCCGCACGCGCGAAGACAACCTCGCGCTCGAAGTGCTCGACGCGATTCCGCTACGCATGCCGTTTCGTGACGGCCAGTACCTGGACTCGCCGTCGATCGCCCGATTGGCTGCGGCGCTTGAAGAGACCATCTACCGCACGACCGCGAATACGCTGCTCATGCCACTCGGCCTGCGGCACGAGGATCACGTCCTGGTATTCGAAGCCTGTTGCGAAATCCTGCCGCGTCTGTCGCATCTCACATGGTTCGCCTATGAGGACGCGATTCACCGCCGCACACCCGGCGTCGTGCAGGCTCGCCTCGCCGACCTCGCGCAACGTGGCATTGTCGCCACGCCGGACTATCCGAACGCGAGTCACACGATCGATCTGCCGCGCCGCCTCCAACTCAAACGCGAAGCGGTCAACGCTTACGCAAGCCAACTGCGCGCATTCGGCGCCGGCAACTACGACGACGTTTTCGCCGCCGAACGCTACTGGCAGTTGAGCGCGGGCCGTCGCAGGAAAAAGTAAGGGGCGTGCGGTGCTGGATCGCCTACGCTAGAAGGAAACGGCCTGCGTTCAGGCACATTCCTGACTCAAAGAGGTGATGCAATGAGCTACGACATGCATACCAGCCCGATTCCCGATCCGAACGCCGATCCGAATCGGGACCCGGAAGCCGATCCGCTAGTGCCGCCGTCGCCGGGTCATCACACCGAGGAGCCGCAGCGGCCCGATGGACCGCCGGACAAAGATCCGGTGTGACGCCGCCGAGGACTTGCCGCCTGCCTTGCTAGCGGACACCCGAGTCAACGCGCGTCTTAGCGGGCCAGCTCGGAAAAGCCTTGCAGGAGACGCTCGATGTCGGCGGCGTGAATGTTGCCCATCGTCGAGATGCGGAACAGTTCGGCCGACAAACCGCCTTGACCGGCGTAAATGACGAAACCGCGCGCCTTCAGTGCGTCGTGCAGTTGCGGATACGCTACGCCGTTCGGCAAACGATACGCGCGCAACACCACCGACGATTGCTCCGGCGGCAACACGCTGCCGATGCCCCGCTCCGCCAGGCCCGCGCGCGCCTGCTCGGCGAGCGCTGCATAACGCGCGTGACGCGCACGCCAGCCGCCTTCGTCGGCAAGTTCGCGCAGTGCTTCGACCAGCGCGTAGTACGCATGCACCGACGGCGTGAACGGCGTATTACGCTGATCCTGCAAACGCGCGAGGCGTCCGAGGTCCAGGTAGTACGTGCGGCTCGCCGCCTGCGTGAGCGCCGCACGCCGCACCAGCACGAACGACGCGCCGGGTACGCCATGCAGACACTTGTTCGCGGTCGCCGCGACGGCGTCGAGACTGGCGTCGGCGAAATCGATCGCTTCCGCGCCGAAGCTGCTCACGCCGTCCACCAGCAAACGCAGACCGCGTTCGCGGCACAGCGCGCCGAGCGCCTGCAGATCGTTCAGACGGCCGGTGGTCGTTTCATGATGAATCACCGCGACGTGCGTGAACGCTTTGTCCGCGTCGAGGCGTTCGGCGATCTTCGCGAGATCCGGCGCCTGCATCCAGTCGTGCTTCAGCGACTCATGCGCAATGCCGTACTGCGTGGCGATCTGCGAAATGCGTTCGCCGTACACGCCGTTTTCCACCACCAGCAGCTTGCCGTTTTGCGGCACCAGCGCGGCGGTCATGGCTTCAACAGCGGCCGTGCCGGAACCGGTCATCAGGACCGCTTGCCATTCGCTTGCGTCGAGACCGTACAGATCGACCAGACGTGTGCGCGCTTCTTCCTGCAAGTCGAAAAACTCGCTTTCGCGGTGGCACAGATCCGTTTGCAACAGGCTGTTGCGGACGCGTTCGGTGAGCGTCACCGGGCCTGGATTGAGCAGCAGCATGAGCGGACTCCTTAAGCGGCGCCGATGTGGCGCATCAGGCGCGTCTTCACATCGGGCGGGGTGATAGTGGGGCGCGGCAGGCCATCGGGCGTGCCGCGGCGAATCGCCAGTCGCACGAAGCGCGGGCCGTGGGGCGACGGCGCTGTGCCGAACATCTCGTCGATCACGCCGACGTCGTCGCTTTCAAGCGCCGACGCGTAACCGCAAGCCGCGGCGACACCCGCAAACGACACCTGCGACGACACCGTCGCCTGACCACCGGTCGAATCGTGCGCGCCGTTGTCGAGCAACACGTGCGTGAGATTCGACGGGCCGTACGCGCCGAGCGTGGCGAAGGCGCCCATGCGCATCAGCGCTGCGCCGTCGCCGTCGAGCGCGACCACGTGCAGATCCGGACGCGCGAGTGCAAGACCCAGTGCAAACGGCGTCACGCAGCCCATCGAGCCGACCATGTACAACTGGTTGGGACGGTCGTCGATGGCATAGAGTTCGCGGCCGCAAAAACCGGTCGACGCTAGCACCACCGTGGATTCGAGCGGCGTGTGCGCGATGACTTTTTGCAGCGCGTCGTGACGCGAAGCCAATTCATTCGCCGCGACGTTTTTGAATTGCGAACGCGGCGCGACCGGCACGCGGCGCGCGCCGGCGGCGCCCTCTTTCAACTCGTATGGCGCCACGCTGCCCTTTTGCATCACGAGCGCGTAGGGGCGGCCGGTTTCATCCATGTGGGCAATGGCACGATCCAGCGCCGGGCCGATCGCGTCAGCCTCAGTCGGGAAAGTCTCCCACGGAATCTCCATCGTATCGAGCATCGCGGGCGTGACGGGTCCCATCAGCGCGTGCTGCGGCTCGTCAGCGACGCCGGGTTGACCGCGCCACGTCACGATCAGCAACTGCGGCAGACGGAAGGTCCACGTGAGCGAAGTCAACGGGCTCACCGCGTTGCCGAGCCCGGAGTTCTGCATCATCGTGATACCGCGCCGACCGTTCTGCGCGCCGAGCGTGACGCCGGCGATCAACGCAACCGCATCGCCTTCATTGGCGGCCGAGACGTAATG containing:
- a CDS encoding (2Fe-2S)-binding protein translates to MSTRNKPQDPGDEPDIAPPQPSRRRFLQSAAAAATIGAAPHLRAQTPTPAAPPPAETHTPVPSRPVTLTVNGRAYTLQLEPRVTLLDALREYAGLMGTKKGCDRGQCGACTVIADGRRINSCLTLAVMHEGENITTVEGLASNDVLSPLQRAFIEHDAFQCGYCTSGQLCSATALLNEFRNGTASAVTADVRSRPPQLSDDEIRERMSGNICRCGAYANIVAAVRAVHEGGGQNSAGAGSNGGQHDANA
- a CDS encoding FAD binding domain-containing protein; amino-acid sequence: MDAISYERAGDVAGAVRAAQQPGTVFIGGGTNLLDLMKGGVARPMRLIDITHISGLDTVATLPDGGIRIGALVRNSDAANHALVREQYPLLSQAFLAGASSQLRNMATVGGNLMQRTRCGYFYDTAFTQCNKRTPGSGCAALEGHNRTQAILGASPQCIAVNPSDMSVALAALDAVVRVTGPAGERTIAFADFHRLPGDRPDVDTTLRPGELITAVDLPPPLFSANSHYLKVRDRASYAFALVSVAAALQMDGDHITTARIALGGVAHKPWRASAAEQMLNGQPLTQARLRDAAAVALRDARPQHENAFKVQLAQRAIVRAVNLAAGRSGGVA
- a CDS encoding xanthine dehydrogenase family protein molybdopterin-binding subunit is translated as MNLIGQPMDRIDGLLKVTGEARYAAEFPEARLAHAVLVTSTIASGTITSIDASRAQALPGVLLVMTCQNAPRLPNGGKPALAPPAVRRLSLLQDNQVQYNNEPVAVVVADTLEHAADAARQLRITYQSSAAVLDFAQAKPNGHAPDKPQGRTTDTQRGSFEDGMRSGAVHIDAVYTTPIEHHNPMEPHATMARWDGPQLTLYDSTQGVSNAAQAVARTFGVPAADVRVISPFIGGGFGCKGSSWSHVSLCAMAAKQTGRPVRLVLERPQMFGPVGARPHTEQHFTLAARHDGTLTAMRHDSTSNTSVFEDWTETCCMVTRMLYAVPNQITTHRIVPMNLGTPTFMRAPGETTGSFALESAMDELAVALKMDPLALRLKNYAEADPQENKPWSSKSLRECYQIGAEKFGWSRRTGAPRSMRDGNTLIGMGMATATYPANRSEAAAIARILPDGSAMVASGTQDLGTGTYTVMTQVAADALGFAPENIHFALGDSSLPKAPGSGGSQSAASVSPAVREAANEARSQLIALALADEASPVHGVALDDITVENGWVVSRSQPARRDPAAAIIARSGGKPIEATATVKPGDERQKYSLHSFGAVFAEVHVDADLGTIRVARVVGVYDVGRVLNQKTARSQLMGGIVWGVGAALQEETSLDTRYGRFVNANLAEYHVPVNADIGSLDITFIDRPDPYVNSLGVRGIGEIGITGVPAAIANAVYHATGVRVRDLPVTLDKVMETMRA
- a CDS encoding nucleotidyltransferase family protein, encoding MAYASLATGVLLAAGFGSRFDPDGLHNKLLAQMPDGTPVAHEAAHRLLRVVSHVLAVVRPGSDALARLLNDAGCDVVFAESANRGMGASLAAGIEASDDAEGWIVALADMPRIATPTIEAVARALDGGASIVAPFYQGQRGHPVGFGIEHRDALVALDGDTGARALLTSQRVMRLDVDDPGILRDVDTPEDLRSV
- a CDS encoding LysR family transcriptional regulator produces the protein MSEPDLNLLFALDALLTEKNVTRAARSLHLSASAMSRTLTRLRAATGDSLLVRAGRQMVLTPYAEEIRERTQNIVQDARSLLRPSPAALDFSTLRRTLTIRVNEAFVEAFGAPLIAEVTAQAPFVRLHFSSKPEKNAEYLRNGSADLEIGVVEEMGPEIRVQALFRDRFLGVVRKGHPLDLKQEVTIEQYAAFGHVVAPYGRQTIDSLDAALAQSGLERTTVAVVPSFPAALAVARASDLVALLPESFVNTQPGAAVSVYAFDLPVVTEGFTVSQMWHPRSENDPVHRWLRQLVLRMCRQQVSSG
- a CDS encoding SDR family NAD(P)-dependent oxidoreductase translates to MKNTHSQKTVLLIGASRGLGLAMVAEYLKRGYQVIATGRTGSTDKLRHVAEASAGALEVETVDITSLEQIAALRTRLADRRIDVLFVNAGVKNDDGETIADVSTEEFVRVMVTNSLSPMRVIDAFQDLVPPTGTIGVMSSGQGSIANATNANYEVYRGSKAALNMFMRTFAARSAEYPRSLLLMAPGWVQTDMGGPTARLTIGESIPNLVNTIEAYEGRAGLHYLDYLGKVVPW
- a CDS encoding UdgX family uracil-DNA binding protein (This protein belongs to the uracil DNA glycosylase superfamily, members of which act in excision repair of DNA. However, it belongs more specifically to UdgX branch, whose founding member was found to bind uracil in DNA (where it does not belong), without cleaving it, appears to promote DNA repair by a pathway involving RecA, rather than base excision.); amino-acid sequence: MENAARGSTAARTSRARTQPSRRAKRGCHRSPHTAGRVFGRDAPLQEPTGPLATCRRCALWRNAKQAVAGAGPAPAAIMVIGEQPGEDENQHGEPFTGPAGQLLDSVLARAGLERQALYLTYAVKHYKWETLDQQRVHRTPVWRELEACQYWLEKELARVAPRVIVALGATALQTLTGAHVNLSEYLGQTIAHDGRLIVPTWHPSYALGMADATLRNDIVATIATAFSRAAALADGSAPAQGEQVRDRPETQR
- a CDS encoding PIG-L deacetylase family protein; its protein translation is MSETSPRLFIVSPHFDDAVFSCGALLAAHPDAAVCTVFAAPPQQEMHTEWDAKSGFTSAHQAIHARTREDNLALEVLDAIPLRMPFRDGQYLDSPSIARLAAALEETIYRTTANTLLMPLGLRHEDHVLVFEACCEILPRLSHLTWFAYEDAIHRRTPGVVQARLADLAQRGIVATPDYPNASHTIDLPRRLQLKREAVNAYASQLRAFGAGNYDDVFAAERYWQLSAGRRRKK
- a CDS encoding 2-aminoethylphosphonate aminotransferase, encoding MLLLNPGPVTLTERVRNSLLQTDLCHRESEFFDLQEEARTRLVDLYGLDASEWQAVLMTGSGTAAVEAMTAALVPQNGKLLVVENGVYGERISQIATQYGIAHESLKHDWMQAPDLAKIAERLDADKAFTHVAVIHHETTTGRLNDLQALGALCRERGLRLLVDGVSSFGAEAIDFADASLDAVAATANKCLHGVPGASFVLVRRAALTQAASRTYYLDLGRLARLQDQRNTPFTPSVHAYYALVEALRELADEGGWRARHARYAALAEQARAGLAERGIGSVLPPEQSSVVLRAYRLPNGVAYPQLHDALKARGFVIYAGQGGLSAELFRISTMGNIHAADIERLLQGFSELAR